GGAAACCGAGTGCGTCAGCGCCACCTGGCCGTCGTCGTCCTGCAGCACATACGAGTACGTGCCCTGCAGCACGCCCGGCGCACCGCCGCGAAAACGCGCCGCATGCGTGCCCAGCCGCTCGCCGCTGCCACCGGCCTCCACGCCGATCAGCCGCACATCCTTGTCCGGAATAAATTCATAAAACGCGCCAATCGCATTGGAGCCGCCGCCGACACAGGCAATCACGGCCGTGGGCAGGCGGTTTTCCTTTTCCAGAATCTGCCGCCGCGCCTCTTTGCTGATCACGCGATGAAAGTCACGCACCATCATCGGGTAAGGATGCGCGCCCAGCACTGAACCGAGCAGATAGTGTGTCGTGCGTACATTGGTGACCCAGTCGCGCATGGCCTCGTTGATGGCGTCCTTGAGCGTGCGCGAGCCTGACGTCACGCCCCTCACTTCGGCGCCCAGCAGCCGCATGCGGTAGACGTTCAGCTCCTGGCGGCGCATATCTTCCTCGCCCATGTAGACCACGCACTCCAGGCCCAGCAGCGCGCAAACGGTGGCCGTGGCCACGCCGTGCTGGCCCGCGCCGGTCTCGGCAATGATGCGCTGCTTGCCCATGCGCTGCGCCAGCAGCCCCTGCCCGATGCAGTTGTTGATCTTGTGCGCGCCGGTGTGCAGCAGGTCTTCGCGCTTGAGGTAAATGCGCGCCCCGCCCAGCTTCTCAGTGAGCCGCTCGGCAAAATACAGCGGCGTCGGGCGGCCGGCGTAGTCGGTCAGCAGCGCATCCAGGCGCGCATGAAACTCCGGATCGGCCTGCGCCTCGGCATAGGCATGCTCCAGTTCATCGAGTGCGGCCACCAGCGTTTCGGGCACATAGCGCCCGCCATACGCGCCAAAGCGGCCGGCCACGTTGCCGGATGCGGTCAAGTCTGGATTCACCACGGTGCTCATTCTGCCTGTCTCCTCACGCCTTCCCGGCGGGCTCAAGAGCCATCGCCGCCGCGCGTGCCGTTGCTATGAATTCTTTCACGCGCGCGGGATCCTTGCGTCCCGGCGCGGCTTCCACACCGCTGGCCACATCCACGCCCCAGGGGCGCAGTGTCTCGATGGCCTCGCGCACGTTCTGCGGCTTGAGGCCCCCGGCGGCAATCACGCGCAACTGCCCAGCCGCCGATAAGAAGCCCCGGCTCGCGGCCTGCCAGTCAAAGCAAATGCCTGTCCCGCCCCGCGCCACTGGAGTGCGCGAGTCCACCAGCACCGCGTCCAGGGCATCATTCTGCCCCAGCGCCGCGAGCTGCTCCTGCAGCGTATCGCCCTCTGAGCTGAAGTGCAGCACCTGCAGAATCGTCAGACGCTCCGAGTGCGGCGCGCCATGGGAGAATTCCTCGCGCAGGCGCATCGCCAAATCCGGCACCGACTCCACGTCGCTGTGCAACTGCACGCCGGTGAGTCCGCCTTCGCGAACCGCTGCGACGATCTCGTCAAAGTCCGCATCGGCAAAGACGCCGATCTTTTCTATAGACCCAGGTAATTCAATAGCCCTGGGCAGCGCGCGTGTGATCTCCGCCACCTGAGCCGCAGTCACCCGGCGCGGACTCGCCGCGAACACAAACCCCAGCGCATCGGCTCCGGCTTCCACCGCCAGTTGCGCGTCCGCGAGATTCGTTGTGCCGCAAATCTTGATCCACATGGCAGTTCCCGTCAGGCGCGGTCCTCTTGCAATTGGGGCTGCAGCAGCGCTGCCAGCGCCGCGCCCGGGTCCGGCTGGCGCATCAGCGACTCGCCAATCAGAAACGCGTGAAAGCCCGCCGCGCGCAGCTTCTGCAAATCCTCCGCGGTATGAATGCCGCTCTCGGCCACATGCACCGCGCCCTGCGGCAGCTCTGCCGCTAGTTGCAGTGAGACGTCGAGGCTCACGTGAAAGCTCACCAGGTCGCGATTGTTCACGCCATAGGCATCGCAGCCCAGATCGCGGGCGCGCGCCAGTTCCCCGGCGGTATGCACCTCGCAGAGCACGTCGAGATCCAGCTCGTGCGCGGCCTTGGTGAAGCGCGCCAGCTCTTCATCGGTGAGCGCGGCCACAATCAACAGAATCGCGTCGGCCCGGTGCGCCCGCGCCTCCACAATCTGGTACTCGTCCACAATGAAGTCCTTGCGCAGGCACGGCAGTTGGGTTGCGGCGCTGGCCAGTTCCAGATTGCGCAGGCTGCCCTGAAAGAACGGCTCGTCCGTCAGCACCGAGAGCACCGCCGCGCCATTCGCCTCCAGCGTGCGCGCCAGCCACTCGGGCGCGAAGCCTTCGCGAATCAGCCCTTTGGACGGAGACGCCTTCTTCAGCTCCGCAATGATGGCCGGCCCCTGCTGGGCCCGGCGGCGCAAGGCATCGGCAAAGCCGCGCGGCATGTGCTGGCTTGCGCGCGCTTCGAGCGCGGCCAGAGGTGTTTCGCGCCGGCGCACCGCCAGCTCGGCCCGGGTGCGCTCCAGAATGCGTTGCAGATGCAAAGGAATGCGGCTCCTCGAAGTTCGGTGTCTTCTCAGTATAGCCAGAGGGCGAGGCCCTGCCGCGCTTCGCACGGGGGCAAAAGCCGTGTCCCAGGGCCGATTTTTGGCGGCCTCGCATAAGTTCGCGGTCAAATTGATTGCAGGCACAAAAAAGCGCTGACCGCCTCGAAGGGCGGCCAGCGTGGGAGTCGTGGTGGCAGTGAGCTTACGGAATATGCGCCGCCAGCAGGTCGGCGGCCGGCAGGCGGTGGAGCGGCTTGCGGCGTCCGTAGTTGTCATAAACCGTGATGTGGAAGCAGGCCTGATGAAACTCCTCTTCGACGTCGATCTTGCCCGCCTCCTGCAGCAGCAGCAGGTAGCCGCGCATCCAGGCAATCTCTGACATTCTCATGCCCTTCTTGCCGATGTCGATGGTCGCGCCAAACTCATGCGGCGAGGCAATCGCCCCGGTGGCCGGTGCGGCATTGCCGTTGATCATGAGCAGATGCGCCTGATAGCGCTCCGGACGCACCGCCGAGGTGACCGTCAGCGCATCGTGAAAGCGCATCGCGTGCGCCCGGGAGAGGTCCATCAGGAAATGCGCCGTCCACGGACGCACATACTGCCGATCCGGCGCCAGTTGCACGTCGGCATGCAGCCAGGTGCTCAACGGCAGGTGAATCAGCTTGTGCTCCGACACCATCTCTTCCAGTTGCGCCTCGGTCTGAATGCGGTGCAACCCCTCGGCCTCATCGCGCTGATTCTGGCGCAGCAGCGAGGCATGCGTGCCGCGCAGGGGCGAGTAGTAGTACAGGTGAATGTGCTCAGGGATATCCGCCGGAATGTATTCGGCGTCCTCTTCCCGCGCGGTATCGAGCGCAGCCTTGGCGGGCGCTGCCGTGGGAGCATGATTCTCAGCAACCTGCGCAGGTGCGGCGGCAGGCGTCGCCTCTTCAGGAGCGGCATGACGTGCAGCCAGCTCAGTGCGCGCGGCCCGGCGGCGCGTCAGGCGAGTGTGCTCCCGGCGCGCCAGCGTGGAGTGAGACCCACGGCCATGGTGCAGCCGCTCGGCCCGCAGGCGCGCAGCCTCGACGTGCTCCTCCCGAATGCGGCGCACGGCGCGCAGATGCTCTTCATAGCGCAGATGCGCCTCGTAGCGCCGATGCAGG
The DNA window shown above is from Acidobacterium capsulatum ATCC 51196 and carries:
- a CDS encoding DUF5715 family protein yields the protein MFRSPLIALLAFVLAFPAFAAVHPARKVHHAATHRHVVRHTARRRVVHHTVHHHLSYAERVRLHRRYEAHLRYEEHLRAVRRIREEHVEAARLRAERLHHGRGSHSTLARREHTRLTRRRAARTELAARHAAPEEATPAAAPAQVAENHAPTAAPAKAALDTAREEDAEYIPADIPEHIHLYYYSPLRGTHASLLRQNQRDEAEGLHRIQTEAQLEEMVSEHKLIHLPLSTWLHADVQLAPDRQYVRPWTAHFLMDLSRAHAMRFHDALTVTSAVRPERYQAHLLMINGNAAPATGAIASPHEFGATIDIGKKGMRMSEIAWMRGYLLLLQEAGKIDVEEEFHQACFHITVYDNYGRRKPLHRLPAADLLAAHIP
- a CDS encoding phosphoribosylanthranilate isomerase: MWIKICGTTNLADAQLAVEAGADALGFVFAASPRRVTAAQVAEITRALPRAIELPGSIEKIGVFADADFDEIVAAVREGGLTGVQLHSDVESVPDLAMRLREEFSHGAPHSERLTILQVLHFSSEGDTLQEQLAALGQNDALDAVLVDSRTPVARGGTGICFDWQAASRGFLSAAGQLRVIAAGGLKPQNVREAIETLRPWGVDVASGVEAAPGRKDPARVKEFIATARAAAMALEPAGKA
- the trpC gene encoding indole-3-glycerol phosphate synthase TrpC, with translation MPLHLQRILERTRAELAVRRRETPLAALEARASQHMPRGFADALRRRAQQGPAIIAELKKASPSKGLIREGFAPEWLARTLEANGAAVLSVLTDEPFFQGSLRNLELASAATQLPCLRKDFIVDEYQIVEARAHRADAILLIVAALTDEELARFTKAAHELDLDVLCEVHTAGELARARDLGCDAYGVNNRDLVSFHVSLDVSLQLAAELPQGAVHVAESGIHTAEDLQKLRAAGFHAFLIGESLMRQPDPGAALAALLQPQLQEDRA
- the trpB gene encoding tryptophan synthase subunit beta produces the protein MSTVVNPDLTASGNVAGRFGAYGGRYVPETLVAALDELEHAYAEAQADPEFHARLDALLTDYAGRPTPLYFAERLTEKLGGARIYLKREDLLHTGAHKINNCIGQGLLAQRMGKQRIIAETGAGQHGVATATVCALLGLECVVYMGEEDMRRQELNVYRMRLLGAEVRGVTSGSRTLKDAINEAMRDWVTNVRTTHYLLGSVLGAHPYPMMVRDFHRVISKEARRQILEKENRLPTAVIACVGGGSNAIGAFYEFIPDKDVRLIGVEAGGSGERLGTHAARFRGGAPGVLQGTYSYVLQDDDGQVALTHSVSAGLDYASIGPEHAALHDSGRAEYTAASDEQALEATVTLARTEGILPALESAHAVAECIRLAPTLGRHDILMVNLSGRGDKDMGILARELKLKGA